From Ovis aries strain OAR_USU_Benz2616 breed Rambouillet chromosome 21, ARS-UI_Ramb_v3.0, whole genome shotgun sequence, a single genomic window includes:
- the FTH1 gene encoding ferritin heavy chain isoform X1 produces MSTCPWEPSFLTGLLRLPPSYYFDRDDVALKNFAKYFLHQSHEEREHAERLMKLQNQRGGRIFLQDIKKPDRDDWENGLNAMECALCLERSVNQSLLELHKLATEKNDPHLCDFIETHYLNEQVEAIKELGDHITNLRKMGAPGSGMAEYLFDKHTLGHSDS; encoded by the exons ATGTCTACCTGTCCATG GGAGCCGAGTTTCCTTACGGGGTTGCTACGCTTGCCACCG TCGTACTATTTTGACCGTGATGATGTGGCTTTGAAGAACTTTGCCAAATACTTTCTTCACCAATCTCATGAGGAGAGGGAACATGCTGAGAGACTGATGAAGCTGCAGAACCAGCGAGGCGGCCGAATCTTCCTTCAGGATATCAAG AAACCAGACCGTGATGACTGGGAGAATGGGCTGAATGCAATGGAATGTGCGCTGTGCTTGGAAAGAAGTGTGAATCAGTCGCTACTGGAACTGCACAAACTGGCCACTGAAAAAAATGATCCCCAT CTGTGTGATTTCATTGAGACTCATTACCTGAATGAGCAGGTGGAAGCCATCAAAGAATTGGGTGACCACATAACCAACCTGCGCAAGATGGGGGCCCCTGGATCGGGCATGGCAGAGTACCTCTTTGACAAGCACACCCTGGGACACAGTGACAGCTAA
- the FTH1 gene encoding ferritin heavy chain: MTTASPSQVRQNYHQDSEAAINRQINLELYASYVYLSMSYYFDRDDVALKNFAKYFLHQSHEEREHAERLMKLQNQRGGRIFLQDIKKPDRDDWENGLNAMECALCLERSVNQSLLELHKLATEKNDPHLCDFIETHYLNEQVEAIKELGDHITNLRKMGAPGSGMAEYLFDKHTLGHSDS; encoded by the exons ATGACGACCGCATCCCCCTCGCAGGTGCGCCAGAACTACCACCAGGACTCGGAGGCCGCCATCAACCGCCAGATCAACCTGGAGCTCTACGCCTCCTATGTCTACCTGTCCATG TCGTACTATTTTGACCGTGATGATGTGGCTTTGAAGAACTTTGCCAAATACTTTCTTCACCAATCTCATGAGGAGAGGGAACATGCTGAGAGACTGATGAAGCTGCAGAACCAGCGAGGCGGCCGAATCTTCCTTCAGGATATCAAG AAACCAGACCGTGATGACTGGGAGAATGGGCTGAATGCAATGGAATGTGCGCTGTGCTTGGAAAGAAGTGTGAATCAGTCGCTACTGGAACTGCACAAACTGGCCACTGAAAAAAATGATCCCCAT CTGTGTGATTTCATTGAGACTCATTACCTGAATGAGCAGGTGGAAGCCATCAAAGAATTGGGTGACCACATAACCAACCTGCGCAAGATGGGGGCCCCTGGATCGGGCATGGCAGAGTACCTCTTTGACAAGCACACCCTGGGACACAGTGACAGCTAA